The Arthrobacter russicus genome has a segment encoding these proteins:
- a CDS encoding ABC transporter ATP-binding protein: protein MKLELRGITKTFGSLVANDHIDLVVEPGQVHCLLGENGAGKSTLMNVLYGLYDPTEGEILIDGRPVVFKGPGDAMAAGIGMVHQHFMLIPVFTVVENVALGNEATKTAGFLDLDATRKKIRDISDQYGFQVDPDALVEDLPVGVQQRVEIIKALVRDAEILILDEPTAVLTPQETDELLEIIRQLKRDGKSIVFISHKLREVKEISDTITVIRRGKVVGSADPSASPTELATAMVGRAVSLSLDKAAAQPGEATFQVANLTVVDANGQHVVDDLSFEIAKGEVLAIAGVQGNGQTELTEAVLGLQEHASGSIKLDGVELLGKSVKDVLAAGVGFVPEDRKVDGLVGSFSIAENLILDLYNKPPFAKGLGMNPAEIARNAEAKVEEFDVRTPSISTPVGTLSGGNQQKVVLARELSRPLRLFIASQPTRGLDVGSIEFVHKRVIAERDHGTPVMIVSTELDEVVELADRIAVLYRGKLIGIVPADTSRDVLGLMMAGVPAEEAGEQAALHGVSGENRVPGGNEAPGGKHV, encoded by the coding sequence GTGAAACTCGAACTCAGAGGCATCACCAAAACCTTCGGATCCCTGGTCGCCAACGACCATATCGACCTGGTCGTCGAGCCCGGGCAGGTGCATTGCTTGCTCGGCGAGAACGGCGCCGGAAAATCCACCCTGATGAACGTCCTCTACGGGCTGTACGACCCCACCGAGGGCGAAATCCTGATCGACGGCCGGCCGGTCGTCTTCAAGGGCCCGGGCGATGCGATGGCCGCGGGCATCGGCATGGTGCATCAGCATTTCATGCTGATCCCGGTGTTCACCGTGGTCGAGAATGTCGCTTTGGGCAATGAAGCCACCAAAACGGCCGGATTCTTGGACTTGGATGCCACGCGCAAGAAAATCCGGGACATCTCGGACCAGTACGGGTTCCAAGTGGATCCGGACGCGCTGGTCGAAGATCTGCCGGTCGGCGTGCAACAACGCGTGGAGATCATCAAAGCATTGGTGCGGGATGCCGAAATCCTGATCCTGGACGAGCCCACTGCGGTGCTCACGCCGCAGGAAACCGATGAATTGCTGGAAATCATCCGGCAGCTCAAACGGGACGGCAAATCGATCGTCTTCATCTCGCACAAATTGCGCGAGGTCAAAGAGATCTCCGACACGATCACGGTGATCCGTCGCGGCAAGGTGGTCGGTTCCGCCGACCCGAGCGCTTCGCCGACCGAATTGGCGACGGCGATGGTCGGGCGCGCGGTCAGCCTGAGCCTGGACAAAGCCGCCGCGCAGCCCGGAGAGGCCACCTTCCAGGTGGCGAACCTGACCGTGGTCGATGCCAACGGCCAGCACGTCGTGGACGACCTCTCCTTCGAGATCGCCAAGGGCGAGGTTTTGGCCATCGCGGGTGTCCAGGGCAACGGGCAGACCGAGTTGACCGAAGCGGTGCTCGGGTTGCAAGAGCACGCCAGCGGCTCGATCAAGCTGGACGGCGTCGAACTGCTCGGCAAATCGGTCAAGGACGTATTGGCTGCCGGCGTCGGCTTCGTGCCCGAAGACCGCAAGGTGGACGGACTGGTCGGCAGCTTCAGCATTGCCGAGAACCTGATTCTGGATCTTTACAACAAACCGCCGTTCGCCAAGGGCCTCGGGATGAACCCGGCGGAAATCGCCCGGAACGCTGAAGCCAAAGTCGAAGAGTTCGATGTCCGCACCCCCTCGATCAGCACACCGGTTGGCACCCTGTCCGGCGGCAACCAGCAGAAAGTCGTGCTGGCCCGGGAACTGTCCCGGCCGTTGCGGCTGTTCATCGCTTCGCAGCCGACCCGGGGCTTGGACGTGGGCTCGATCGAGTTCGTGCACAAGCGGGTGATCGCAGAACGCGATCACGGCACTCCGGTGATGATCGTTTCGACCGAACTCGACGAAGTCGTGGAATTGGCCGATCGGATCGCGGTGCTCTACCGCGGCAAACTGATCGGCATCGTGCCGGCCGACACCTCGCGCGATGTGCTCGGCCTGATGATGGCCGGCGTTCCGGCCGAGGAAGCCGGAGAACAAGCGGCGCTGCACGGCGTCTCCGGCGAAAACAGGGTCCCTGGTGGAAACGAAGCGCCTGGAGGAAAGCATGTCTGA
- a CDS encoding BMP family lipoprotein yields MRGATVGTVGLSATALLLTGCGAAPEAGGSASGGATSSDYTACMVSDSGGFDDKSFNQSSHEGLLAAQKDLGIKINAVQSKADTDYDPNLRSMVSGGCKITVTVGFLLGDATKAIATANPNSKFAIVDYQDPTFPSNVKPIIYDTAQAAFLAGYLSAATSKTGKVATFGGVNIPTVTIFMDGFADGVKYFNEKKGKSVQVLGWDKDKQDGSFVGDFKQVDKGKVLTQGFLDQGADIVMPVAGPVGSGAGAAINEAKAKGSDAKLVWVDSDGYLTAPDYKSVLLTSVMKTMSTAVETVIKDDKDGKFDPTPYIGTLDNGGVALAPFHDLDSAVSADTKSELDQLKKDIISGAVKVESKASPKK; encoded by the coding sequence ATGCGCGGTGCCACGGTGGGAACTGTCGGGCTGAGCGCAACCGCGTTGTTGCTCACCGGTTGCGGTGCCGCGCCGGAAGCCGGCGGTTCGGCGTCCGGCGGCGCGACCAGCAGTGACTACACCGCCTGCATGGTCTCCGATTCGGGCGGCTTCGACGACAAGTCGTTCAACCAGTCCAGCCACGAGGGGCTGCTCGCTGCGCAGAAGGACCTGGGCATCAAGATCAACGCGGTCCAGTCCAAGGCGGACACCGACTACGACCCCAATCTGCGTTCCATGGTTTCCGGCGGCTGCAAGATAACCGTCACCGTCGGCTTCCTGCTGGGCGATGCCACGAAGGCGATCGCCACCGCGAACCCGAACAGCAAGTTCGCGATCGTCGATTACCAGGACCCGACCTTCCCGAGCAACGTCAAGCCGATCATCTACGACACGGCACAAGCCGCGTTCCTGGCCGGATACCTTTCTGCAGCGACCTCGAAGACCGGCAAAGTCGCCACCTTCGGCGGCGTGAACATCCCGACCGTGACCATCTTCATGGATGGCTTCGCCGACGGCGTGAAGTACTTCAACGAGAAGAAGGGCAAGTCGGTTCAGGTCCTCGGTTGGGACAAGGACAAGCAGGACGGCAGCTTCGTGGGCGACTTCAAGCAGGTCGACAAAGGCAAGGTGCTGACCCAGGGCTTCCTGGACCAGGGCGCGGACATCGTGATGCCGGTGGCCGGACCGGTCGGTTCCGGAGCCGGTGCGGCGATCAACGAGGCCAAGGCCAAGGGATCCGATGCCAAGCTGGTCTGGGTCGACTCGGACGGCTACTTGACCGCTCCGGATTACAAGTCCGTGCTGCTCACCTCGGTGATGAAGACCATGTCCACCGCGGTGGAAACCGTAATCAAAGACGATAAAGACGGCAAATTCGATCCGACGCCCTACATCGGCACGCTGGACAACGGCGGCGTCGCGTTGGCGCCGTTCCACGACCTCGACTCCGCAGTTTCCGCGGACACCAAGAGCGAGCTGGACCAGCTGAAGAAGGACATCATCTCCGGCGCGGTCAAGGTCGAATCCAAGGCCAGCCCGAAGAAGTAA
- a CDS encoding LLM class flavin-dependent oxidoreductase: protein MTEAVAPHSHADQPTQRKIPLSVLDLASVGVGRSSAQALTDSTTLVQAADRLGYARYWVAEHHNMPAVASTNPPVLMAHLAAASERIKLGSGGVMLPNHAPLVVAEQFALLEALHPGRIDLGIGRAPGTDGATAQALRRHTDAMSIEDFPLHVLETMAMLGDVRPELIEALGPRKPLAATPNAQSYPEVWLLGSSGYSAQMAGMLGLRYSYAHHFAPDALAAVELYRSAFQPSPALDKPHVMIATSALIAESVERAEFLAGPSRVQALALRTGMLGPIVTPEQAAERVFSEAELAAMKNLPAIKTVGTVETVLSELRALVEATGADELMVTGYTYDVNDRINTLEALATNW from the coding sequence TTGACTGAAGCAGTTGCGCCCCACTCCCATGCAGACCAGCCGACGCAGCGGAAGATTCCGCTGTCGGTTTTGGACTTGGCCAGCGTGGGGGTGGGGCGCAGCTCTGCCCAGGCGCTGACCGACTCCACGACGCTGGTGCAAGCCGCCGATCGCTTGGGCTATGCCCGGTACTGGGTGGCCGAGCACCACAATATGCCCGCGGTGGCCTCGACCAATCCGCCGGTGCTGATGGCCCATCTGGCCGCGGCCAGCGAGCGGATCAAGCTGGGCTCCGGTGGCGTCATGCTGCCGAACCACGCCCCGTTGGTGGTGGCCGAGCAGTTTGCGCTGCTCGAGGCGTTGCACCCGGGCCGCATCGATTTGGGCATCGGCCGGGCGCCGGGTACCGATGGTGCGACGGCGCAGGCGCTGCGCCGGCATACCGATGCGATGTCGATCGAGGACTTCCCGCTGCACGTCTTGGAGACCATGGCGATGCTCGGCGATGTGCGGCCGGAGCTGATCGAGGCACTCGGCCCGCGCAAGCCGTTGGCAGCGACGCCGAATGCCCAGTCCTATCCGGAAGTGTGGTTGCTCGGCTCTTCGGGATACAGCGCCCAAATGGCCGGGATGTTGGGCTTGCGCTACAGCTATGCGCACCATTTCGCGCCGGACGCGCTCGCCGCCGTCGAACTTTACCGAAGTGCTTTCCAGCCCTCTCCGGCGCTGGACAAACCGCACGTAATGATCGCGACCTCGGCGCTGATCGCTGAGTCGGTTGAACGGGCGGAATTCCTGGCCGGCCCCAGCCGGGTGCAGGCACTCGCGCTGCGCACCGGGATGCTCGGCCCGATCGTGACGCCGGAGCAGGCCGCCGAACGGGTGTTCAGCGAAGCCGAGCTGGCCGCGATGAAGAATCTGCCCGCGATCAAGACCGTGGGCACCGTGGAAACCGTGCTCTCGGAACTGCGCGCCTTGGTCGAGGCCACCGGGGCCGACGAACTCATGGTCACCGGATACACCTACGACGTCAATGATCGGATCAACACTCTGGAAGCCCTCGCCACGAACTGGTAA
- a CDS encoding NADP-dependent oxidoreductase, whose translation MSLPTTTRQFELASRPKGVPTLENFRFAEAALPELEDGQILVKNLAISVDPYMRGRMNDVKSYTPPYRLDEPMLGGAVGEVLASRSAEVAVGDVVVHEKGWREAAVLAADGVQKVDLSIAPATAYLGALGMTGLTAYAGLTKVAEFKAGDVVFVSGAAGAVGSMVGQLAKQLGASRVIGSAGSAEKVAQLLELGFDAAFNYHDGPVKDQLKAALGDFEGIDVYFDNVGGEHLEAAIWHLNTFGRVALCGAISQYNATEAPVGPRNLALAVGKQLTLRGFLVFSYYQFAEEYAQLVGPLLADGKIQYKETVVTGIENSAQAFIDMLAGANTGKMVITLD comes from the coding sequence ATGAGCCTGCCGACGACGACCCGCCAGTTCGAACTGGCTTCGCGGCCCAAGGGCGTGCCGACCCTGGAGAACTTCCGATTTGCTGAAGCCGCGCTGCCGGAACTCGAGGACGGTCAGATCCTGGTCAAAAACCTGGCGATCTCGGTCGACCCGTACATGCGCGGCCGGATGAACGACGTGAAGTCCTACACCCCGCCTTACCGGCTCGACGAGCCGATGCTGGGCGGTGCCGTGGGCGAGGTGCTGGCCAGTCGCAGTGCCGAGGTCGCGGTCGGCGACGTCGTGGTGCACGAAAAGGGTTGGCGCGAAGCTGCGGTGCTGGCCGCGGACGGCGTCCAGAAGGTCGATCTGTCGATCGCTCCGGCGACCGCCTACCTGGGCGCCCTCGGCATGACCGGGCTGACCGCCTATGCGGGCCTGACCAAAGTTGCCGAGTTCAAGGCCGGCGATGTGGTCTTCGTGTCCGGTGCGGCCGGAGCCGTCGGTTCGATGGTGGGCCAACTCGCGAAACAACTGGGTGCTTCCCGCGTGATCGGCAGCGCCGGCTCGGCGGAAAAGGTCGCGCAACTGCTGGAGCTTGGCTTCGATGCAGCGTTCAATTATCACGACGGTCCGGTCAAGGACCAGCTCAAGGCGGCCTTGGGCGACTTCGAAGGCATCGACGTGTACTTCGACAACGTCGGCGGTGAACACCTCGAAGCCGCGATCTGGCATTTGAACACCTTTGGGCGGGTTGCGCTGTGCGGTGCGATCAGCCAGTACAACGCCACCGAAGCGCCGGTGGGTCCGCGCAACCTCGCCCTTGCCGTGGGCAAACAATTGACGCTCCGTGGATTCCTGGTGTTTTCCTACTACCAGTTCGCCGAGGAATACGCGCAGCTGGTGGGCCCTTTGCTGGCCGACGGGAAGATCCAGTACAAGGAAACCGTTGTTACCGGCATAGAGAATTCTGCGCAGGCTTTCATCGACATGCTGGCCGGCGCCAATACCGGAAAGATGGTCATCACCCTTGACTGA
- a CDS encoding organic hydroperoxide resistance protein, with protein sequence MNIAYTAEALATGDGRDGQGRTSDGKLDVTLAVPVEMGGTGEGTNPEQLFAVGYAACFHSALRVVARRQKADVTDSTVAAKVGIGSNGQGGFGLAVELEVSLPAVDAETAQALVEAAHQVCPYSNATRGNIEVKLSVAGVAA encoded by the coding sequence ATGAACATCGCTTACACCGCAGAAGCACTCGCCACCGGAGACGGCCGCGACGGCCAGGGCCGCACTTCGGACGGCAAACTCGACGTCACCTTGGCGGTTCCGGTCGAGATGGGCGGTACCGGTGAAGGCACCAACCCGGAACAGCTCTTCGCGGTCGGCTACGCCGCCTGTTTCCACTCCGCGCTGCGCGTGGTGGCCCGGCGGCAGAAGGCCGATGTGACCGATTCCACGGTGGCCGCGAAGGTCGGCATCGGCTCGAACGGCCAAGGCGGATTCGGCCTGGCTGTGGAACTCGAAGTAAGCCTGCCGGCGGTGGACGCCGAGACCGCGCAGGCGCTCGTCGAAGCAGCCCACCAAGTGTGCCCGTACTCCAATGCGACCCGGGGCAATATCGAGGTCAAGCTTTCGGTTGCCGGAGTTGCCGCATGA
- a CDS encoding MarR family winged helix-turn-helix transcriptional regulator: MTERQILKTQICFALYSTSRSFTAAYRPMLEAVGLTYPQYLVLLLLWEQDGASVHELGEALQLDSGTLSPLLKRMETAGLVRRRRAADDERRVEVELTDDGAALRQRASSVPHDLAEKAGISAQEVEQLCSILGKLNNSLRKTLSTTNQGAS, encoded by the coding sequence ATGACCGAACGGCAGATCCTCAAAACGCAGATTTGCTTTGCGCTGTATTCGACGTCCCGGTCCTTCACCGCGGCCTACCGGCCGATGCTCGAGGCCGTCGGGCTGACCTACCCGCAGTACCTGGTGCTGCTGCTGCTCTGGGAGCAGGACGGTGCGAGCGTGCACGAACTCGGCGAGGCCCTGCAGCTGGACTCGGGAACCCTCTCACCGCTGCTCAAGCGGATGGAAACCGCCGGTCTGGTTCGCCGCCGTCGGGCTGCCGACGACGAGCGCCGGGTGGAGGTCGAATTGACCGACGACGGCGCTGCGCTGCGCCAGCGGGCCAGCTCCGTGCCGCACGACCTGGCCGAAAAAGCCGGGATCAGCGCCCAGGAAGTCGAACAGCTCTGTTCGATCCTGGGCAAACTCAACAACTCCCTTCGCAAAACACTTTCCACAACCAACCAAGGAGCATCATGA
- a CDS encoding amidohydrolase: protein MRNYTQEAEPAEPIGPWLEPLLAGLLDFRRDLHQHPELSRQEFRTTDKLVERLSAAGLDPRRLAGTGVVVDVGEGPIATALRGDIDALPVIEETGLAFASTNHGVTHACGHDVHTTTMLGIALVLQAMHRRNPLGGTVRIIFQPAEETMPGGALDCIAQEVLLGVPRIMALHCDPRIEVGKIGTRIGAITSASDTIKIELTGRGGHTSRPHLTEDLVFALAQIAVQVPAILSRRVDVRSGVSVVWGQLHAGAAPNAIPATGFMSGTMRCLDRDAWHSAGELLDDVVQQVAAPYGVDVHLEHTRGVPPVVNSEHETAIIEAAARAELGEDAVVLTPQSMGGEDFAWFLQDIPGAMMRLGTHTPGGEVYDLHRGDYVLDEAALANGIRVLAAAALRTIRDLA, encoded by the coding sequence GTGCGCAATTACACTCAGGAAGCCGAGCCGGCCGAGCCCATCGGGCCGTGGCTGGAACCGTTGCTGGCCGGACTGCTGGATTTCCGTCGGGATCTGCACCAACACCCGGAGCTGTCCCGGCAAGAGTTCCGGACCACCGACAAACTCGTGGAACGGCTCAGCGCGGCCGGCCTGGATCCGCGACGGTTGGCAGGCACCGGGGTGGTGGTCGACGTCGGCGAGGGGCCGATCGCCACCGCGCTGCGCGGGGACATCGACGCGCTGCCGGTGATCGAAGAGACCGGATTGGCCTTCGCCTCCACGAACCACGGCGTCACGCACGCCTGCGGTCACGACGTGCACACCACGACCATGCTGGGGATCGCCCTGGTGCTGCAGGCGATGCATCGACGGAATCCGTTGGGCGGAACCGTCCGGATCATTTTCCAGCCGGCTGAGGAGACCATGCCCGGCGGCGCCTTGGACTGCATTGCGCAAGAGGTGCTGCTCGGGGTCCCGCGGATCATGGCTTTGCATTGCGATCCACGGATCGAAGTCGGCAAGATCGGCACCCGGATCGGCGCGATCACCTCCGCCTCGGACACCATCAAGATCGAACTCACCGGTCGTGGCGGGCATACCTCGCGGCCGCATCTGACCGAAGACCTGGTGTTCGCCTTGGCCCAGATCGCGGTTCAGGTGCCCGCGATCCTCTCCCGCCGGGTAGATGTCCGCAGCGGCGTTTCGGTGGTCTGGGGCCAGCTGCACGCCGGGGCCGCGCCGAACGCGATTCCGGCCACCGGATTCATGTCCGGCACGATGCGCTGCCTCGATCGGGATGCCTGGCATTCGGCGGGGGAGCTGCTCGACGACGTGGTGCAGCAAGTGGCCGCGCCTTACGGGGTGGATGTGCACTTGGAGCACACCCGGGGGGTGCCGCCGGTGGTCAATTCGGAGCACGAAACGGCGATCATCGAAGCTGCGGCGCGGGCGGAATTGGGCGAAGACGCGGTAGTGCTCACGCCGCAATCGATGGGTGGCGAGGATTTCGCCTGGTTCCTGCAGGACATTCCGGGCGCCATGATGCGCCTGGGCACGCACACTCCCGGCGGCGAGGTCTACGACCTGCATCGCGGCGACTACGTGCTCGACGAAGCCGCGCTGGCGAACGGTATCCGGGTCTTGGCGGCCGCTGCGCTGCGTACCATCCGGGATCTGGCTTAG
- a CDS encoding tetratricopeptide repeat protein, whose protein sequence is MSTCSEMLSETEALWARFDELSATEFRAELEALLAQLPTGDPRIAFERGGFFDSTGCPEQAVPWYRQALAEGLAGSERRQVAVQLASSLRNLGELDAAEALLRGELEAPDDEYSPALKSVLALVLVSQGREREAVSTALLALVPYLPRYQRSMTNYARELLED, encoded by the coding sequence ATGTCGACGTGCTCTGAGATGCTGTCCGAGACCGAGGCGCTCTGGGCGCGATTCGATGAACTGTCCGCGACGGAATTCCGGGCTGAACTCGAGGCCTTGCTGGCGCAACTGCCGACAGGGGATCCACGCATCGCGTTTGAACGGGGCGGATTTTTCGACTCCACCGGTTGCCCGGAGCAGGCGGTCCCGTGGTACCGGCAAGCCCTCGCCGAAGGGCTGGCGGGTTCGGAACGCCGGCAGGTCGCCGTGCAGTTGGCCAGCTCGCTGCGCAATCTGGGCGAGCTGGATGCGGCTGAAGCGCTCTTGCGCGGCGAACTCGAAGCGCCGGACGACGAGTACAGCCCGGCGCTGAAGAGCGTCCTGGCGCTGGTCCTGGTCTCGCAGGGTCGGGAGCGGGAGGCGGTCTCGACCGCGCTGCTGGCCTTGGTGCCCTACTTGCCGAGATACCAGCGTTCAATGACCAACTACGCCCGGGAACTGCTCGAAGATTGA